Proteins from a genomic interval of Rosa chinensis cultivar Old Blush chromosome 2, RchiOBHm-V2, whole genome shotgun sequence:
- the LOC112188557 gene encoding 40S ribosomal protein S2-4, with product MAERGGGGAAGERGGFGRGFGGRGRGGDRGRGGRRRGAGRRDEEEKWVPVTKLGRLVKDGKISSLEQIYLHSLPIKEHQIIDTLCPGLKDEVMKIMPVQKQTRAGQRTRFKAFVVVGDSNGHVGLGVKCSKEVATAIRGAIILAKLSVIPVRRGYWGNRIGKPHTVPCKVTGKCGSVTVRMVPAPRGSGIVAARVPKKVLQFAGIDDVFTSSRGSTKTLGNFVKATFDCLLKTYGFLTPEFWRETRFTKSPFQEHTDLLAKPTGKLLLDAVERVEA from the exons atgGCCGAAAGAGGAGGAGGCGGCGCCGCTGGCGAGCGTGGAGGCTTCGGCCGCGGATTCGGAGGCCGCGGGCGCGGAGGCGACCGTGGTCGCGGCGGCAGGCGTCGCGGTGCTGGCCGCCGTGACGAGGAGGAGAAATGGGTCCCCGTGACCAAGCTCGGCCGTCTCGTCAAGGACGGCAAGATCTCATCTCTGGAGCAGATCTACCTCCACTCGCTCCCGATCAAGGAGCACCAGATCATCGACACTCTCTGCCCCGGCCTCAAGGACGAGGTCATGAAGATCATGCCCGTCCAGAAGCAGACCCGCGCCGGTCAGAGGACCCGGTTCAAGGCCTTCGTCGTCGTCGGCGACAGCAACGGCCACGTCGGACTCGGCGTCAAGTGCAGCAAGGAGGTCGCCACCGCTATCCGGGGGGCGATTATTCTCGCCAAGCTTTCTGTGATTCCGGTGAGGCGGGGTTACTGGGGTAACAGGATTGGAAAGCCCCATACCGTGCCTTGCAAGGTCACCGGAAAGTGTGGCTCTGTTACTGTGAGGATGGTGCCTGCTCCCCGTGGTTCCGGTATCGTGGCCGCTAGGGTTCCCAAGAAGGTGCTGCAGTTTGCTGGTATTGATGATGTGTTCACCTCATCCAGGGGGTCTACCAAGACTCTCGGAAACTTTGTCAAG GCTACTTTTGATTGTCTTCTGAAAACCTATGGTTTCTTGACACCTGAATTCTGGAGGGAGACTCGCTTCACAAAGTCCCCATTCCAAGAGCATACTGATCTTCTTGCCAAGCCAACCGGTAAGCTACTACTGGACGCTGTTGAGAGGGTTGAGGCTTGA